A part of Acropora palmata chromosome 6, jaAcrPala1.3, whole genome shotgun sequence genomic DNA contains:
- the LOC141884313 gene encoding TP53-regulated inhibitor of apoptosis 1-like — MNSIGPECNDLKKEYDACFNVWYSESFLKGQYKADPCSELLKSYRSCVLKVIKERNIDLSDIEANIIGTEKEKQPPPEK; from the exons ATGAACAGTATTGGTCCAGAGTGCAATGACTTGAAGAAAGAGTACGATGCTTGTTTCAACGTTTGGTACTCAGAGAGCTTCCTTAAAGGACAGTACAAAGCCGACCCATGTAGTGAGCTTCTGAAGAGCTATAGATCATGTGTTCTG AAAGTCATTAAGGAAAGGAACATAGATCTTTCAGATATTGAAGCCAATATTATTGGAACTGAAAAGGAGAAGCAACCACCCCCAGAAAAATAG
- the LOC141884312 gene encoding protein misato homolog 1-like gives MLSWLVDEQMINKQTYMATHAWTFNFRTNMAGSSTREVITLQFGHYSNFVGTHWLNIQESSFCYDPSTSFHKDVNHDVLFREGLTSRGEQTYTPRLLIFDFKGSLRNLPRYGSLYTTPSYGKDSLWSGNVSVHECDPAPKNEFLLDLEKELMEFQSGSKSVADSGMPDHPSISNSKEEDKKPLREKFYNLDQDICVWSDFLGTSLHPRSIQLLRDFFLGDESNPFDVFGYGQRLAKEEHFYDEFESNLHFFVEECDSLQGFQILTDILNGFGGVSGQLLEDLKDEYSAKTFITFGLTPAELVNGTNKKTVQRILNSALSYAKLLEFSDLFVPLSLACETLPHPGPVREFPLLTYKPALSYHTSSVLGVCIDTVTLPYRLATPEASSMNSFVDSVAFGERTLASLSATFPLPLEETSSLPLLFQSELDRRRRELLQSLTPGVSNDCFVISQSAVIRGIPESLRSNPSKSIQAQFPQNNNPFRACSSTKEQLQAFLKNLNPNTSSSCWSVEQACMVKPPFPNIFDPKITSGGFPVEGYARNKNHSVNQTSVMSSLETNSSITDLLLSLVRWAKKVDIRKHHVFLESGTEVESFNGMLEELTSLSQKYNNP, from the exons ATGCTTTCTTGGCTGGTCGATGAGCAGATGATCAACAAGCAAACTTACATGGCAACGCATGCGTGGACATTTAATTTTAgaacaaatatggcgggcagTTCAACCCGAGAGGTGATTACTCTCCAATTTGGCCATTACTCAAATTTTGTGGGAACTCATTGGCTAAACATTCAAGAATCTAGCTTTTGTTATGACCCAAGTACGTCATTTCACAAAGATGTAAATCATGATGTCTTGTTTCGAGAAGGCCTTACATCCCGTGGTGAGCAGACGTACACACCACGATTGTTGATCTTCGATTTTAAAGGAAGCCTGAGAAACTTACCAAGGTACGGTAGTTTGTATACTACGCCGTCTTACGGGAAGGACTCGTTGTGGTCAGGAAATGTTTCTGTTCACGAATGTGACCCAGCGCCTAAAAATGAGTTTTTATTAGACTTGGAAAAGGAGCTGATGGAATTTCAGTCCGGCTCGAAGTCTGTTGCTGACAGTGGAATGCCTGATCATCCATCGATAAGTAATTCTAAggaagaagataaaaaacCGTTGAGGGAGAAATTCTACAACCTAGATCAAGACATTTGTGTGTGGTCCGATTTCCTTGGAACGTCTTTGCATCCCAGGTCGATTCAATTGCTTAGAGATTTCTTTCTTGGCGATGAAAGCAATCCTTTCGATGTGTTTGGTTATGGACAACGTTTGGCAAAAGAGGAACATTTTTATGATGaatttgaaagcaatttaCATTTCTTTGTCGAGGAATGTGATAGTCTTCAGGGATTCCAG aTTTTGACGGATattttgaatggttttggTGGAGTGAGTGGCCAGTTGCTTGAGGATCTTAAAGATGAGTATTCAGCAAAAACGTTTATTACATTTGGACTAACACCAGCTGAGTTGGTAAATGGAACAAACAAGAAGACTGTTCAAAGAATTCTGAATTCAGCATTGAGCTATGCCAAGCTGTTAGAATTTAGTGACTTATTTGTGCCACTCTCACTGGCTTGTGAAACATTGCCTCACCCAGGACCTGTGAGAGAGTTTCCCCTGCTGACTTACAAG CCTGCTCTTTCATATCACACAAGCTCTGTTTTGGGTGTTTGCATTGACACAGTAACCCTTCCCTATCGACTGGCTACCCCAGAGGCCTCCAGTATGAACAGTTTTGTGGACAGTGTGGCATTTGGAGAGAGAACGCTTGCTAGCTTGTCGGCTACTTTTCCTTTACCCCTGGAAGAAACCAGCTCTTTGCCACTACTTTTCCAATCTGAACTTGATAGACGCAGAAGAGAACTGTTGCAGTCGTTAACACCAGGAGTATCAAATGACTGTTTTGTCATTTCACAGTCTGCAGTGATCCGAGGAATTCCAGAATCCCTTAGATCTAATCCTTCAAAAAGCATTCAGGCCCAGTTTCCTCAAAATAATAATCCATTCCGAGCTTGCTCCTCCACCAAAGAACAGCTCcaagcattcttgaaaaatctaAATCCCAACACATCCTCATCATGTTGGAGTGTTGAGCAGGCCTGCATGGTCAAGCCGCCATTTCCAAACATTTTCGATCCCAAAATAACTTCCGGTGGGTTTCCAGTGGAGGGATATGCAAGAAACAAGAATCATAGCGTGAATCAAACTAGTGTGATGAGCTCCTTGGAAACCAATTCAAGTATCACTGATTTGTTACTGTCACTAGTTCGGTGGGCCAAGAAAGTTGATATCCGGAAACATCATGTCTTTCTCGAATCTGGAACTGAAGTTGAAAGCTTCAACGGAATGCTTGAAGAACTTACGAGTTTATCCCAAAAATACAACAATCCATGA
- the LOC141883264 gene encoding polyphosphoinositide phosphatase-like translates to MFSKMADRYSVCCTQRIVLYETKARYFLVGSNNAETRFRVLKIDRTEPYELVVVDDKVEYSRRQIKDLLSMINAGNMPNKNKAYESMNRGLHRSISAYGIVGFVQFLEGYYIILITERRKEAQIGSHSIYKIGETKLIPIGNEIVRQKVHHPDEAKYVKIFQNVDLSSNFYFSYSYDLTHNLQHQIGPVIYPQPDLANTGPWQAWTACSHVKNESKHIHQSSDKSTSIADCHKSEKLERKEMHDPSTSSDPALSRHHEDLVNVKTPRNSDVASGCNVKEETSFDQKKQTGTTDSESSQHVQNKTVTCPDCVKIRHQCEKPFFNKKYSSEKFVWNKYLLQGFEGAVHSDWILHVVNGFVGQSDICVYGRPIYVTLIARRSKEFAGTRFLKRGANDEGNVANEVETEQIVHDASVLSFKSGLFTSYVQLRGSVPSFWSQEVKQVMVPKPQIIVDRADPFCSAAGQHFSQLLRRFGAPVVILNLVKKREKKKHEEILSEELEWSVRYLNQFLPAQFAIHYKAWDMARHNKSKDGNVMERLTVIADEVFKATGFFHSGQELYCNQIRKDARCDGMRGRGYADGCVGRGQTGVLRTNCVDCLDRTNTAQFMVGKCALGYQLRALGVIDKPFVEFDSDAIRILEDLYEAHGDTLALQYGGSQLVHGIRTYRKVSPFTSHSRDIMQTVSRYYSNAFTDADKQQAMNLFLGIFTPQLEKRKIWELHSDYYLHHNTTWDLKASRHRKSYTKWWDQAVINSLPHPTPLESPPEEADLTEDPITRHFDITDDEPVDMFSEFYQPYDLTVLESLYPRGMQKSCRDFMPPNAHNHSPFVVRAPAKSTGRRPVPTRRAVGAAPEPLSVDDSSDPGSSSDDDSSAVSFMEKSSSSSTCGVSSQELLPSMQDVSGVGLKEPKRQSMEAYERFVQFGKTATPDKERPGVRHILYNWAPHKPFSQDCNRSVKPPLVDRPSRELYTEYIRAAEMGRFRPTPVSVEVYRKYVGKNYR, encoded by the exons ATGTTTTCGAAGATGGCGGATAGGTACTCCGTTTGCTGCACTCAGCGAATAGTGCTTTACGAAACGAAAGCG AGGTATTTCCTCGTCGGTTCTAATAATGCAGAAACTCGGTTTCGCGTGTTGAAGATAGACAGGACGGAACCATACGAATTGGTGGTTGTCGATGACAAG GTTGAGTACAGTCGGAGGCAAATCAAGGACTTGTTGTCTATGATAAATGCAGGAAATATGCCAAATAAGAACAAGGCATATGAGAGTATGAATAGGGGCTTGCATAGAAGTATCTCTGCCTATGGAATTGTTG GATTTGTGCAATTCCTTGAAGGTTACTACATCATTCTTATCACAGAACGCAGAAA GGAAGCACAGATTGGAAGCCACAGTATCTACAAGATTGGAGAAACAAAGCTGATTCCCATAGGCAATGAAATTGTCAGGCAGAAAGTTCATCATCCCGATGAAGCCAA ATATGTcaagatttttcaaaatgtggACCTTTCAAGCAACTTTTACTTCAG TTACAGTTATGACCTGACCCATAACCTACAGCATCAAATAGGACCTGTTATTTATCCTCAGCCAGACCTTGCAAACACAGGACCTTGGCAGGCCTGGACAGCCTGCAGTCACGTCAAAAATGAGAGCAAACACATTCATCAGTCATCAGATAAGTCTACTTCTATAGCAGACTGCCACAAATCTGAGAAGCTGGAACGCAAAGAAATGCATGATCCTTCAACGTCAAGTGATCCTGCTCTTTCTCGTCACCATGAAGATTTGGTTAATGTGAAAACACCAAGAAATAGCGATGTCGCTAGTGGATGCAATGTCAAAGAAGAAACCAGCTTTgatcaaaagaaacaaactggGACGACAGACTCGGAATCCTCTCAACATGTTCAAAATAAAACTGTCACATGTCCAGATTGCGTTAAAATTAGACATCAATGCGAAAAGCCATTCTTCAACAAGAAATATTCCAGTGAGAAGTTTGTTTGGAATAAGTATCTTTTGCAAGGTTTTGAGGGAGCTGTCCATTCAGACTGGATTCTTCATGTCGTGAATGGTTTTGTTGGACAGTCTG ATATTTGTGTTTATGGACGACCCATATATGTGACTTTGATTGCTCGAAGGTCAAAGGAGTTTGCAGGAACCAGATTCTTAAAGAGAGGAGCAAATGATGAG GGAAATGTGGCTAATGAGGTTGAGACAGAACAAATTGTACATGATGCCTCAGTTCTGTCTTTTAAGAGTGGCTTGTTTACATCCTATGTCCAATTGAGAGGATCTGTCCCTTCCTTTTGGTCACAG GAGGTAAAGCAAGTTATGGTTCCTAAGCCACAAATCATTG tCGATCGTGCTGATCCGTTCTGCTCAGCTGCTGGTCAGCATTTCAGTCAACTGCTGAGAAGGTTTGGTGCTCCAGTGGTCATTCTTAATCTTGTCAAG aaaagagagaagaaaaagcaTGAGGAAATTCTTAGTGAGGAACTTGAATGGTCTGTCCGATACCTGAACCAATTTTTACCAGCGCAGTTTGCAATTCACTACAAAGCATGGGACATGGCGCGTCACAACAAGAG CAAAGACGGCAATGTCATGGAAAGGTTGACTGTCATTGCAGATGAG gtATTCAAAGCGACTGGGTTTTTCCACAGTGGGCAAGAGTTATATTGCAATCAGATTAGAAAGGATGCCAG ATGTGACGGCATGCGTGGTCGAGGATACGCTGACGGTTGTGTCGGAAGAGGGCAG ACTGGTGTGCTGAGGACGAACTGTGTAGATTGCCTGGACAGAACCAATACAGCACAGTTCATGGTGGGCAAATGTGCTTTGGGATATCAG CTGCGTGCTTTAGGGGTCATCGACAAACCATTCGTGGAGTTTGATTCAGACGCTATCAG GATTTTAGAGGATCTCTATGAAGCTCATGGTGACACCCTTGCACTGCAGTACGGTGGCTCACAGCTTGTGCACGG aattCGAACCTACCGTAAAGTGTCTCCATTTACATCCCACTCTCGCGACATCATGCAGACGGTTTCGCGTTACTATAGCAACGCTTTCACGG ATGCCGATAAGCAACAAGCTATGAATCTATTTCTTGGGATATTTACACCACAGCTAGAAAAACGCAAGATTTGGGAATTACACAGTGACTATTACTTGCACCACAATACAACTTGGGACTTGAAAGCGTCTAGGCACAGAAAAAG TTATACCAAGTGGTGGGATCAAGCAGTTATCAATTCTTTGCCTCACCCTACTCCTCTAG AATCTCCTCCAGAGGAGGCGGACCTCACTGAAGATCCCATCACACGACATTTTGATATAACAGATGATGAACCAGTGGACATGTTCTCGGAGTTTTATCAGCCGTATGATTTGACTGTGTTAGAGTCCCTGTATCCTCGGGGTATGCAAAAATCCTGCAG GGATTTCATGCCGCCGAATGCGCATAACCACAGTCCTTTTGTGGTGAGAGCGCCCGCCAAATCTACGGG GCGTCGCCCAGTCCCGACGCGTCGAGCGGTAGGCGCGGCACCTGAGCCCTTGAGCGTGGACGATAGCAGTGATCCTGGGTCGAGCTCCGATGATGATAGCTCAGCCGTATCATTTATGGAGAAAAGTAGCAGCAGTAGCACTTGTGGTGTTTCATCTCAG GAACTGTTGCCTTCTATGCAAGATGTATCTGGTGTGGGTTTGAAAGAACCAAAACGACAGAGTATGGAGGCCTACGAAAG ATTTGTTCAGTTTGGAAAGACCGCTACGCCGGACAAAGAACGACCAGGTGTCAGGCACATTCTTTATAACTG GGCACCTCACAAACCTTTCTCGCAGGACTGTAACCGTTCAGTGAAGCCGCCACTTGTGGACCGTCCGTCAAGAGAGTTATATACGGAATATATACGGGCTGCAGAGATGGGACGATTCAGGCCAACACCTGTCAGTGTCGAAGTGTACAGAAAATACGTGGGCAAAAACTATAGGTAA